A single Pantoea rwandensis DNA region contains:
- a CDS encoding carbohydrate ABC transporter permease: MRGTPFVSRALIWIVALMTILPFLMALMTSFKTQMELFQGVFTLPASLNFKNYVTAWQQGHFNVYFMNSVLVVIPVVLSSILLGILAGFGFAWLKIPGKKLIAAMLGLGMVLPSEAFIIPLYHELRWMGLTNTYLALILPQIALSLPFTTLMIATALQQVPRELVEASVMDGASRRKILWGILVPAIWPTLSTLALLLFIWTWNEFLIPLILVNKDELRTLPIGMMFFQNKNTIDIPVLMAGAMIVILPLVAVFLVFQRKFISGVTEGAVK, translated from the coding sequence ATGCGCGGTACGCCTTTTGTTTCTCGCGCGCTCATCTGGATTGTCGCGTTAATGACTATCCTGCCGTTTTTAATGGCGCTGATGACCTCATTCAAAACCCAGATGGAGCTGTTTCAGGGCGTGTTCACACTGCCTGCGTCGCTGAATTTCAAAAACTACGTCACCGCCTGGCAACAGGGACATTTTAACGTCTACTTTATGAACTCGGTGCTGGTGGTGATTCCGGTGGTGCTCAGCAGTATTTTGTTAGGGATTCTGGCAGGATTTGGTTTTGCCTGGCTGAAAATCCCCGGTAAGAAGCTGATAGCAGCGATGCTGGGCTTAGGCATGGTGCTGCCGAGCGAGGCTTTTATTATTCCGCTTTACCACGAACTGCGTTGGATGGGGCTGACGAATACTTATCTGGCGCTGATCCTGCCGCAAATTGCCTTATCGCTGCCGTTTACCACGCTGATGATTGCCACTGCACTGCAACAGGTGCCGCGCGAACTGGTGGAAGCCTCGGTGATGGATGGCGCTTCAAGGCGCAAGATATTGTGGGGCATTCTGGTGCCTGCCATTTGGCCCACGCTCTCGACGCTGGCACTGCTGCTGTTTATCTGGACGTGGAATGAGTTCCTGATTCCGCTGATTCTGGTCAACAAGGATGAACTGCGCACCTTGCCAATCGGCATGATGTTCTTCCAGAACAAAAACACGATTGATATACCGGTGCTGATGGCGGGCGCGATGATCGTGATTCTGCCGCTGGT